From the genome of Rhododendron vialii isolate Sample 1 chromosome 10a, ASM3025357v1:
GGGACACCAATAATAAGGGGAAGAGAGGCTTTTAAGCtcttaaaaaaaactaacctcttgcaaatgaatgcaaggggtgtatttatagccaaaaggTGACTGAGGAGGGGCTGAAACCAGatgggttaagggctggtttgGTTAATGAgtgagcctcccatgcattaaatgcatggggcTAGGTGATGGgagatgtaggagagagaggggaacacCTCTGCCgagtataatcatcaggggactgtagcctacgtcagggtggccatAAAAGTCTTGAGCAcatggttgaatagtgatgtttgaccgggtttgactggcgtatgCCGAGACTGTACCTGCGTGCAACGGTGagaactgagtcaacggtcgatgactgacacgtggcagtcgACCGGCGCACGCCCGACAGGTACTAGCAtaagcaagtatggttttgctaAGGCCATTTGGTTCTAGCTTGAAGGGTCTGGGCAGGGCTCGACAaaaggtttgaatgaggttcaggatgctcaaagctcaaacacaccattagccTCGGAGTGCTCTtgaccataatcatcattggggaatcaaaatcaGTAAGTAAACCAGTCTGGACaatccaaaatagggtgtctacagtagcccccctttgacggcacttgagaCACCATTGATTTGGGTGCAAgcaacgtcaaaggttttctaaaCACCCTTCCAGGCTATCTAGAACAAGACAttcacaaattttaaaaaacttacTTTGTTGAATTTGGATGAGCGGGTGCCGCTGTTGGGGATGACATAGACGGGTGGACCATCGCTTGACTGTATTGGAAGGGTAGTACAGGGCACCATAAAAGAcgaactctcctggggaataacCCTCTGCAAGAGCATTGACTTTGTTGGGGAAAGAAGATAAACGGGCGGGCGGATCGccattgatttgatttgaaaatggacggatggatcgtcgttgatttgaaaatggacggatagatcgtcgttgattggaaaatggacggatggatcgtcgttgatttgaaaatggatggatagatagtcgttgatttgaaaatggatggatcgttgatttgaaaatagacggatggatcgtcgttgatttgaaaatggacggatagatcatcattgatttgaaaatggacgggtCTTTGCTTGAGGGGAGCCCACAGGCACCAATGCGAAACTGGGCCACTTGGACTTTCACGTTGAGAATGAATTTTGACTCCAAGAATGAAGGGTAGTACAGGGCACCATAAaagacggactctcctggggaataacCCTCTGCAAGAGCATTGACTTTGTTGGGGAAAGAAGATAAACGGGTGGGCGGATCGccattgatttgatttgaaaatggacagatggatcgtcgttgatttgaaaatggacagatagatcgtcgttgattggaaaatggacggatggatcgtcgttgatttgaaaatggacggatagatagccgttgatttgaaaatggacagatcgttgatttgaaaatagacggatggatcgtcgttgatttgaaaatggacggatagatcatcattgatttgaaaatggacgggtCTTTGCTTGAGGGGAGCCCACAGGCACCAATGCGAAACTGGGCCACTTGGACTTTCACGTTGAGAATGAATTTTGACTCCAAGAATgatttgggcctgaggcccagaTAATAGTGGCGTACGGGATCATcatactggcgtacgccaggaacCTCGGTCAGTCCAAGCCTAGATTCGGCCTAGCACGGCTCCCATGTCGTATAAACTTCTGCACGAGTTCTGAAACCGCCATTCTTCGGTTTTTGAACTCCAAACACCCCAAAACTCTCCCAAATCCTTCAATCTCACTCTCATTCTACCAAACCACATTCACCCATACTCGCCCATGGCGAAATCCGGCGGTGGTAGCGGCAATGGTGGTGCCGGAGATAAGGAAGGCCAACCAAGGGGTGAAATCGAGACTCCGAGGCCTCACATTGACGATCAATCAACCCCAGGAGTGTCGTCGATCACTAGTGCAGGGGTCTCAGGCAAAGGCGACAGCGATGGTGGCCATGCAACGGAGGTAAGTGGCGGTGATGAcgggcgtacgccaggagaggaggggcgtacgccagctGTCGTTGGTACGGGGGGTCCACGGGTTCGACGATTGGATTCAAGGAATGGCGTAGAGGGTCTGGTGATCATTGGTTTAGGCTCGGCTGGAGCCGGTGACAGCGgcggtggtagtggtggcggtGATGATCGACCGGAGACACCAACGAGAGACCCGGTAAGGGGTAAGGATCCAATGGTTGCGGAGGGGATATCTGAGGAGGTACCTGTAGAGGAGGTTGAGTTTAGGCCTGCAGTGGGGTCTTCGGGGCACGTTCCTATTACGTGCAGAGACTTTGCTGAGTTTGTGACAGAGGAGGAACTTGGCCTTTTGCTCTAGGAGAATCCAACGGTGGTGGCTGCAGTGATAGCAGCACGAGGGGATCAGCTCCGGCAGATTGAGAGAgctcaggaggaggagcgcttgagagtaGAGACCGAGAGAGCCAGGGCCGAGGAAGAGGCCTTTGCGCGTGAGACCGAGTCAATGCAAGGTGAAGTATGGTCGTTCGAGTGTGCAGTGACACTTGCTGAGTCCTTACGGCAGGCACCCCATGCTAGGTTTGTTGCGGACACGTACGTTTTGCCAGAGCCACACTTGTTCATACTGTCTGGGGTTGAAAGCCTCACGCCTCTGCGGGATAGTTATGACGCAGAGCTCATACTGAAGGATCCAGAAAGGCACCTATCCGTGGCTTGGGCGCAGGTATATTTTTGGACTTGCTTTGATATTTGTAGCTTGAGTCGGCATAGCATAGCTTACAACGCATTTGAACTGTAACTCGACTTAGTAGGTAGAATTTGATAGTATACCTCGACCTTGGAACTTGATTCGACTGACAAGACTCTTGGCATAGCGGAAGTAAAGCACCAATATCTTCTACGAAAATTGCTAAGGCCAAGCTTGAATCAATTGTAGGCTGCCTCGACCAATGGCACAgccctttgaacttgaattcgactaggtagattgccatgacatgatGAACGCCAGGATGGCGTGTCCAATAGTTTGAATCAACCGGTTGATAAATAGAATGCCCTTGAAATCGACTGAGAAGTATACCCTAACGAAAATAATGCCTTGTAGTTCGGGACTTGACTAAGAAATGCCTTTGACTTGATTCGACCGATGGTAGAATTGGATAAAATAACACAAACACCTTGTAGCTTCGACCGACTCCTATAATGTCTGCCTCAATCGTAGAATTACTTTTGAGTTTCTAAATTTGACTGACTATTGGATTGGAATTGCACTTGCTGATGAACCTCTTTTTGTTGCTTGTCTTTGTATGCAAAGAGggcagccagcactcggggtcATGGTGGTCTAGCGAGTTTGCTTGAGCTGTACAGGGGGTTACCGGAGCGAGTCAGGGCTTTGGTGgatgctgcagggttccggTCGTTCATCCTCACTTTGACGGCAGTGAAGAGTGACCATGCCCTGCTTACTGCactggctgagaggtggtgggattcctcaaataccttccacttttCGATCAGGGAAatgacggtgactccgtcaGACTTTGCAGCTCTCACTGGTTTGAGAttaggaggagagcctatcccttTTAACTTAGAGATCCATAGAGATACCGGGGCACTGGAGTGGTTTCTGGGGTAGGCATCGGCAGGTGAAGTAGAAACCATCCAGTACGACCAGTTTAAGAGGTATTTGCAGGGGAGGGTGCTAGACTCAGAGCAGGAGGTGGAgtagatggcgagggcctatttgttgtacttgtttggggcCATGCTATACCCGAACAAGCGAGCTACTGTGCACTTGTCTTACTTGCCAGCTCTGCGTGACCTACGCATGGCTTCACGCTTCGACTtgggaggagcagctctggggATGTGCTACGGCTTTGTGTGGGAGTTCTCGCGAGGGAGGAAGGCGACTGTTGGCTATTagagggtgtgggaggtaagaaataaAACTCTGTAATTCGTTCCCTATTTCTTTGCTTGCACTTGTccttgatttgcatatgaactgtattttgatgctttgattgtctaaacacttgcagctgtgggcctacgaAGTGTTGAAGATGTACCCACTGGAGAATAAGTGCCCAAATTTGAGGATGCTCCCATGCGCCATGATCTGTGGACCTTTAGACAGCAGAAAGAAGAAATCGAGGGGGAGCCTCTTAGCCTTCAGGTCATACCTTGACGAGCTGTCGGGTACTCAGGTAAGCAACACGTCAATCAACCATTTTGcctttagaattgctttaatgctgtcgctgatgcccATCTGGCTCTGAACCTTCATGTTTGTTTCGCAGGTGGAGTGGGACCCATGGAGTAATgcagagcctgagcctgagtacttaGTAAGGAGTAGGGTGGTGACAGCAAGCCGGGTGCTACTGGAGTTGGCctttgggtggcggtggtacttaggtgaccgggtgacacgatAGTCACTTGGCTTTCTTGAGTAccaggttcctgggccacttccgccCCACGCTTCACATACAGACAGGTACACTCTGACTGAGCTGCGACGCTTCACTATTCTGGTTGGCCTTACTGCTTTCTTGAGGCCTGAGCGTGACTATGCCGTTTACCGGAGGCAACGCTTGGCGAGGCCACTTGGGGTGCTGGAGCACATTGCCGTGCAGGGTGAAGCACTGGAAGCTGGTGAGGAGAGGCGGAGATAGGGGAGCAGGGTAGCTCGCTTGAGGGAGAGAAGTgactatgccacagcgactGGGCTACCTTGactttcttggaccctagcagTGCGGGACTCGCAGAGGGAGGCTGCCATAGTTCAGTTTGAGCCCGCCAGGACAGCGCCAGCGGCTATCACATGGCCGATATGATTTGCTTTCTGTTATGCTTGTTATCCTCATACTATGCTTGAGTGCTTTTGAAACTAACTTGATGTGGATCCCAAAATGAAACACAGGCGCCAATGGAATGGGTGCGAGAGGCTGTTCACCTGATgctggccatggagaaggaattcCACAAGATAGCAGGCGGCGCTTCTCTGCAGTTGCGTTACCCACTGGTGGACCCGGCTCCTGTTGTACAACCCCAGGTATTTCCCAAATTCAGCTCTTATCATTGCGTTCGATACTTAGATAGGCCATATGCTTGATAGAACTGCTCTTTGACATTTCCTGCgttcagcatttcaatatatacaatatgcacaatgtacgCTTAAATGTTTAATGACTATGACCATGCAGGGACaggctagggcggctcctaggagaaagagcgtgcggcctcccccTCAGAAGAAGACAGCTGGATCCTCTTCCGCTCCGGCCACTACAGTGAGGCAAGTGAGCTCTACACGGCCAGGGACTAGAGGAGTTGAGATTGCTTTCGGGAGCGACGAGCCACAGTTCCGcagagagctgaggaagaggcccaCAGATAAGAGGCCAGCCGAGGGGCCATcacagaagaagagaagagaaaaggaggaagaggaagaggaggaggtgcaGTCGCCCTTCAGCAGCAGTTCCGACAACACCGCCGACGATCCTGGGTTCAAGATAGACCCGAGGGAGAGAGATGATGAAGAGGAggacgacgatgacgacgagGACCTCtttgacgactgagggctacCACTGAGCTTCAGTTACTTTGCTATCGTTTGACTTTGgtatttgatacttcatt
Proteins encoded in this window:
- the LOC131302947 gene encoding uncharacterized protein LOC131302947, with the translated sequence MEWVREAVHLMLAMEKEFHKIAGGASLQLRYPLVDPAPVVQPQGQARAAPRRKSVRPPPQKKTAGSSSAPATTVRQVSSTRPGTRGVEIAFGSDEPQFRRELRKRPTDKRPAEGPSQKKRREKEEEEEEEVQSPFSSSSDNTADDPGFKIDPRERDDEEEDDDDDEDLFDD